One genomic region from Deltaproteobacteria bacterium encodes:
- a CDS encoding enoyl-CoA hydratase/isomerase family protein: MSIQESIKVKFQEDIAFIEIDLIGEKVNKLSTAVMKRFLEALGEVKTSKAKVLVIKSLKPKIFIAGADIEEIKNLSTKDDFDKAVKGGQDIFNFLEDLPQITIASVHGACAGGGCELILACDYRIASEDSSTKIGLPETQLGIIPGFGGCVRLPRVIGLQAALDIILAGKLLNGKKAKKAGLLDKLVHPGILEEVTLSWAKELAVSGAKRKKQFCPSGLVNILLESGLGRGMVFSKAKSEVLKKTFGHYPAPIAAIEVIQKTYGMEDRQKALDIERSYFCEMGITDISKNLIHVFYLTEMVKKQTGLSPSEVESKTTAKAKEVKAVGVLGAGTMGGGIAYIGADKGIQMRIKDLNYEALGKAYKHASDLWSKLVKKKVIDKYQYKQKMDFVSGGVDYSGFKTLDVVIEAIVEDMNIKKKVIAETAKQMRPDAIIVTNTSSLSVNEMAEGHPQPEFFAGMHFFNPVDKMPLVEVIRGMKTSDETVVTIFELSKKMGKMPVVVKDGPGFLVNRLLIPYLNEATFLFQEGMDIQTLDTYFVKEFGMPMGPLALMDEVGLDVGIKVVKIFKKAFGDRIEVPEVMEKIEKAGRLGKKNGKGFYKYAADGKRLEPDETIYAELGLPSPKNPYSSKECLERGIFSMINECAMALKEDRIVETANEVDLAMIMGTGFPPFRGGLCRYSDSLGSQYISNSLEAYAVQRNAKRLKPLKALDQMAKTNRKFY, encoded by the coding sequence ATGAGCATTCAAGAAAGTATCAAGGTAAAGTTTCAGGAAGATATCGCTTTTATTGAGATCGATTTAATTGGTGAAAAAGTTAACAAGCTGTCAACAGCGGTGATGAAAAGATTTTTGGAGGCCTTAGGCGAAGTCAAAACGTCAAAGGCGAAAGTGCTAGTTATTAAATCTTTAAAGCCTAAAATATTTATTGCCGGCGCGGATATTGAAGAAATTAAAAATCTATCGACTAAAGATGATTTTGATAAGGCCGTTAAGGGGGGCCAAGATATTTTTAATTTCCTTGAAGATCTTCCGCAAATCACCATTGCCTCCGTCCATGGGGCTTGCGCTGGTGGAGGGTGCGAGTTGATTTTAGCATGTGATTATCGAATTGCGAGTGAAGATTCATCAACTAAAATTGGTTTACCTGAAACCCAACTTGGAATCATCCCTGGGTTTGGGGGCTGTGTGAGGTTGCCAAGGGTTATTGGGTTGCAAGCCGCTTTGGATATTATTTTGGCAGGCAAGCTTCTGAATGGCAAGAAAGCAAAGAAAGCAGGCCTACTGGACAAGCTGGTGCATCCTGGGATCTTAGAAGAAGTCACTCTGAGTTGGGCTAAAGAATTGGCTGTGTCGGGTGCTAAAAGAAAAAAACAGTTCTGCCCGAGTGGACTCGTCAATATTTTACTTGAAAGTGGTCTAGGGCGTGGGATGGTGTTCAGTAAAGCTAAGAGTGAAGTGTTAAAGAAAACATTTGGCCATTACCCAGCACCCATAGCTGCCATAGAGGTCATTCAGAAAACCTATGGGATGGAAGATCGACAAAAGGCTTTAGATATAGAGAGATCTTATTTTTGTGAAATGGGTATCACCGACATTTCAAAAAATTTGATCCATGTTTTTTATTTAACCGAGATGGTGAAAAAACAAACCGGGTTGAGTCCATCAGAAGTTGAATCCAAAACCACAGCCAAAGCCAAAGAAGTCAAGGCCGTCGGTGTTTTGGGGGCTGGAACCATGGGTGGGGGCATTGCCTACATTGGTGCGGATAAAGGAATTCAGATGCGTATTAAAGATTTGAATTATGAAGCCCTGGGAAAGGCCTATAAACATGCCTCCGATCTCTGGTCGAAATTAGTGAAAAAGAAAGTGATTGATAAATACCAGTATAAACAAAAAATGGATTTTGTTTCTGGAGGAGTTGATTACAGTGGTTTTAAAACTCTTGATGTTGTTATTGAGGCCATCGTTGAAGACATGAATATCAAAAAAAAGGTCATTGCTGAGACCGCTAAGCAAATGAGACCCGATGCGATCATTGTGACAAATACTTCTTCTTTGAGTGTGAATGAAATGGCCGAGGGGCACCCTCAGCCAGAGTTTTTTGCAGGTATGCATTTTTTTAATCCTGTCGATAAAATGCCCTTGGTCGAAGTGATTCGAGGAATGAAAACAAGTGACGAAACCGTCGTAACCATTTTTGAACTATCAAAGAAAATGGGAAAAATGCCGGTTGTCGTAAAAGATGGCCCAGGTTTTTTAGTCAATCGGCTATTGATACCTTATTTGAATGAAGCCACCTTTTTATTTCAAGAAGGAATGGATATTCAAACCCTAGATACTTACTTTGTAAAAGAATTTGGTATGCCCATGGGGCCACTGGCCTTGATGGATGAGGTGGGACTTGATGTGGGAATTAAAGTTGTAAAGATTTTTAAAAAAGCTTTTGGAGATCGTATCGAGGTTCCCGAGGTCATGGAAAAAATTGAAAAGGCAGGACGGCTGGGAAAGAAAAATGGAAAAGGTTTTTATAAATATGCTGCTGATGGAAAACGACTCGAACCAGATGAGACTATTTATGCAGAACTTGGTTTGCCTTCACCAAAAAATCCATACTCCTCAAAAGAGTGTTTGGAGCGCGGAATTTTTTCAATGATCAATGAGTGTGCCATGGCATTAAAAGAAGATCGAATTGTTGAAACAGCGAATGAAGTTGATTTGGCTATGATTATGGGAACGGGGTTTCCGCCCTTTCGAGGTGGTCTGTGCCGTTATTCAGATAGCCTAGGAAGTCAATACATCTCAAACAGTCTAGAAGCCTATGCGGTCCAAAGAAACGCCAAAAGATTAAAGCCCCTTAAAGCTCTTGATCAGATGGCGAAGACAAACAGAAAATTTTACTAG